In Halobaculum sp. XH14, a single genomic region encodes these proteins:
- a CDS encoding VanZ family protein, with protein sequence MTPTRRRRAVFAAVTATVVLASLVPLPGGGPDRFLLGVGLDKWVHGVGYAAVSATFARARTSGGTGAARPKATDSTVPTGSGPRWRVALAAVLVGTAVGGGVELLQTALATRTASFADAAANGVGAACGALVWLRSSTRPRR encoded by the coding sequence GTGACGCCGACGCGTCGACGCCGGGCGGTGTTCGCCGCGGTCACGGCTACCGTCGTCCTCGCCTCGCTCGTCCCCCTCCCGGGCGGCGGCCCGGATCGGTTCCTCCTCGGCGTCGGGCTCGACAAGTGGGTCCACGGGGTCGGCTACGCGGCCGTCTCTGCGACGTTCGCGCGGGCCCGGACTTCGGGAGGAACGGGTGCGGCGCGGCCGAAGGCGACGGATTCGACGGTGCCGACGGGATCGGGTCCGAGGTGGCGGGTGGCGCTGGCGGCGGTGCTCGTCGGCACCGCCGTCGGCGGGGGCGTCGAACTGCTCCAGACCGCGCTGGCGACGCGGACGGCCTCGTTCGCCGACGCCGCGGCGAACGGGGTCGGCGCCGCCTGCGGCGCGCTCGTGTGGCTCCGGTCGAGCACCCGACCGCGCCGGTGA